DNA sequence from the Perca flavescens isolate YP-PL-M2 chromosome 3, PFLA_1.0, whole genome shotgun sequence genome:
GCCTCACCACATCCGCGCACCTTCACACATTGATAAAACCCAAGAGGAAGAAACTGCTCCACGCTGACAGGTAATCAGTGTCCAACAAACATTACCCTCCAGCTGAGTTTGACGCTCCCTTATGCCGTCATCAACAGCGTGCCCGGCTACCGTGCACGTAACCACACCTGTAACGGCACCGCCTcacactgcacactatattgactatcgtttttttgactgtttttgtcatttgggaCATTGTCCACCGCCTTTTCTGTCCAGGAGAATTGTTACATTCCTTATTAGAAAAATTTAAAGGTTACGAATGTCCTGTGTGGCATCTGGTTTTGGACCATTTTGTTTGTAATGTATAAGCAAAGTGTTAGTGTTACATCTCAGTTAGGTTAGGTACTTGGAGGAATTGTGCAAAAATGACAGATTCACACGTTTCTTTTGtttaccatccatccatccatccatcttcatccgcttatccggtgtcgggtcgcggggggagcagctccagcaggggaccccaaacttccctttcccgagcaacattaaccagctccgactgggggatcccgaggcgttcccaggccaggttggagatataatccctccacctagtcctgggtcttccccgaggcctcctcccagctggacgtgcctggaacacctcccagggggcatccttaccagatgcccgaaccacctcacctggctcctttcgacgcaaaggagcagcggctctactccgagctcctcacgcatgactgagcttctcaccctatcgctaagggagacgccagccatcctcctgaggaaacccatgtcggccgcttgtaccctggatctcgttctttcggtcatgacccagccttcatgaccgtaggtgagggtaggaacgaaaactgaccggtagatcgagagctttgccttctggctcagctctcttttcgtcacaacggtgcgatagattgaatgtaataccgcacccgctgcgccaattctccgaccaatctcccgctccattgtcccctcactcgcgaacaaaaccccaaggtacttgaactcattcatttggggtaaggactcattccctacctggagaatgcattccatcggtttcctgctgagaaccatggcctccgatttagaggtgctgatcctcatcccaaccgcttcacactcggttgcgaaccgatccagtgagtgctgaaggtcacaggccaatgatgccatcaggaccacatcatctgcaaagagcagcgatgagatccccagcccaccaaactgcaacccctccccaccccgactacgcctcgatatcctgtccataaatattacaaacaggattggtgacaaagcgcagccctggcggaggccaaccctcacctgaaacgagtccgacttactgccgagaacccggacacagctctcactttggtcgtacagagattagATGGCCCtaagtagagaccccctcaccccatactcccgcagcacctcccacagtatctcccgggggacccggtcatatgccttctccaaatccacaaaacacatgtagaccggttgggcatactcccaggctccctccaggatccttgcgagagtgaagagctggtccgttgttccacgaccaggacggaatccgcattgttcctcctcaacccgaggtttgactatcggccgaaccctcctttccagcaccttggagtagactttaccagggaggctgagaagtgtgatacccctgtaattggcacacaccctcttttccccctttttaaaaaggggaaccaccaccccagtctgccactcctttggcaccgtcccagacttccacgcaatgttgaagaggcgtgtcaaccaggacagcccctccacacccagagccttgagcatttctggacggatctcatcaatccccggagctttgccactgtggagttgtttgactacatcagtgacttccgcctgggaaatcgacgacaatcccccgttatcctccagctcggCCTCTAACATaaagggcgtattagtcggattcaggagttcctcaaagtgctccttccaccgccctattacctcctcagttgaggtcaacagtgtcccacccttactgtacacagcttggatggttccccgcttccccctcctgaggtggcgaacagttttccagaagcactttggtgccgaccgaaagtccttctccatgtcttctccaaacttctcccacacccgctgctttgcctctttcacggcagaggctgcagcccttcgggcccttcggtaccctgcaactgcctcgggagtcctccgggataacatatcccggaaagactccttcttcagtcggacggcttccctgaccaccggtgtccaccacggtgttcatgggttaccgccccttgaggcacctaagaccctaagaccacagctcctcgccgcagcttcagcaatggaaactttgaacattgtccactcgggttcaatgcccccagcctccacagggatgcacgaaaagctccgccggaagtgtgagttgaaagtctgtcggacaggggcctcctccagacgttcacaatttacccgcactacacgtttgggcttaccaggtctgtccagagtcttccccacccctgacccaactcaccaccagatggtgatcggttgacagctctgcccctctcttcacccgagtgtccaaaacatacggcctcagatcagatgaaacgattatgaaatcgatcactgaccttcggcctagggtgctctggtaccaggtacacttatgagcatccctatgttcgaacatggtgttcaagttatagacaatccatgactagcacagaagtccaacaacaaacaaccactctggtttagatcagggaggccgttcctcccaatcacgcctccaggtgtctccatcattgcccacgtgtgcgttgaagtccccagcagaacaatggagtccccactggcgccccatgcaggactccactcaaggtctccaagaaggccgaatactccaaactcctgtttggtgaatatgcacaaacaacagtcagagttttcccccacaacccgcaggcgtgggaggcgaccctctcgcccaccgggtaaactccaacgtggcggcgccagccggggcttgtgagcatccccacacccgcccggcgcctcacatcctgggcaactccggagaagaaaaaagagtccaacccctatccaggagtacggttccagaaccgagactgtgcgtgagaggtaagccccaccagatctaaccggtagcgctccacctcccgcaccagttccggctccttcccccacagagaggtgacgttccacgtccccagagccagcgtctgctgcccgggtctggtccgtcgaggcccctgaccttcactgccacccatgtggtagcgcacccgaccccagcggttcctcccacaggtggtgggcccatgggctggagagatgggagccacgtagcttgttcgggctgtgcccggccgggctccgtggcaaacccggccaccaggcgctcgccgattaattgcgattaaaaatgcatgcatcgtttgacagccctacctATGAGTACTTCTTAAGGGGACAGGTGTTCTaaccaaaatcaaaaaaaaaatcctaatcttaactagtcgtttcggtgcctaaacttaactgtctcACGGTGCCCTGTACCCAGCTCACAGTAGCCTTTTAATGATTTTAATGAAAAGAccactaaacttaactgtcatgtgagtGGTCGTCATGTGACCGGTGGGCGGTTGCGGTAATTCCGTAGTATACCATATGAATTGTTGAGTTTTCGTACGAAATCATACAAACACGTACATAAGAATGGGTTGAACCTATACATAGGCCCAGATGGCAGAATCGCACTATGCATATTGCTGTGAGGCGACAGAACTAATCAGTGAACCAAATTTTCATGATTATAATTATTACCATACTTCAATTTTTGTACAGGAGAAAGACCACAAAAAGTACTTAGAGGGTCAAATCAATTATTAAAGCAACTCAAGGGTCCATCATGTCCATTTCTCTTGGGTAAGATGATAAGTATTTTCCTAATGTCCTAATGTCCTAACAGCTGTGTGCTGGTTCCCAAAGGTCTGTTGTGACTACTTCAGTGCTCGGTTTCAATCAGTAATTTTCTTCTGGGAAATTTAAACAAATATGAAAAGGCTGTTTAATATGATATACATTTTATGTTACATTAGAActgtgaattttcttttttgataatttttttggggtattttaggcctttaatgacaggacagctgaagaaatgaaagggagagagaggggggaacaacATGCGGCAAAGGgatgcaggtcggagtcgaacgtggaggagtaaacctctatatatggccgccctctctaccaactgagctatccaggcgccagAACTGTggattttttaataaatgttcggaatttttctttttttatctgccTTTCAGGGCTTCTgtagaaggagagaaaaaaacacagagcaaaGACTATGTTGTGACACTTTAACTTCAATCATGAACCtattcaaatgttttataaatgaAGTAGGGATTAAAGTTATGGAATCAAATGTTGCAATGTTGCAAGCAGCCTTAGATGTTACAGCCTCCCTTGGGTGTTATTAGACAACATCCTTCATTAGAAAACAACAACGAATCTCATTATCACCTGGAGGTTTACTAATTGTCCAGGGATTAATTACAAGGTGAGACagaagtaataataatacatcatttAATTATATCTCAAAGGGGCTCattaataaatgtgttttgaCAAAGTAATGAGGCATTGAGCTGATGTAACTGCCAATTTGTAGTGTATCATAGTTACATAATACTGCTACAGTAGCCCTTTAGCTGAAAAGATGGACAAGATAAGAGTTGGAGAAGATCACGTTAAGTATTTCTGTTGTTGTGTgataccaaaacaatcttttcaaaataatgaaaattaaAGAAGAGAAGAATTTAGATAAGAATGGAGCAAAATTCCTAACTCCAGCCAGGCCTTTCCAGCAGTAGTGCAGGTCAAGTGGTTTTGACTTATTTAGTCCACCATTAAAATGACAGCCAACTCTGATTTATAAAATTTAAACTGTGAAATAGACACACTTTAGATCCAAGAGACTAAAGTGGCTGGGATTGTGAAAATATGAAAAGGCTTGCCTCTTTTGATTGATTGTCCCACAGTGTAGAGATCGTGATACATTGAGTTAATTTGgtaattaagaaaaaaaagaatgtttatACCTGGGAACCTGTGATTGAAAGATTAAGGCCTAATTGTAATGTCAAATAAAATACTATTATTATGAGGGCCAATAATAGAACACTGACATGTGGTACATGATTTCTTTACAATTTAAGATGAAACCTGACTTCATTTAGGACTTAAAATAACTTTCTATCATGTTTTCGGATGAAAGGTgcttatgaaaaaagtgaaTCACCTGTTGTGATCAACAGCACTGATcatcataaaaatgtttatCATAAACCGCATATTACAAAATATAACGTATTCTTTATCGTATCGAGACTGTCAACAACATCACACCAGTTTTAAAAATCACTTCATTGACTCCCATTCCATCTTAAACGTCTTacacattgtctttttttaagtcACTTTTAAAAACTCACCATTTTAAACTAGCTTTTTATTGACTTTACTGTTTACttattgtcttttttaattgtatgtAAAGCGCgttgtaacttttttttccaatactAGAAGGTGGAGTTGAAACACTGCTGACCACTGATTGGACAGAGAGAATCATCACTAGCGCACCATGGAACATCCTGCAGGCATGCCTTACATTTTTTAACTCACTCAACCCAGATCTTAAAAATGGTAGCCCATAAAAACCATTACGTGGTCAACTGAGAGAGTGACATTCCTCTGTTTGGTTGCCGATGAAAAGATCCAGCAAGAGCCACGATCGCTATGACAATTGCTAAGAACCCTGCATACGTTGATGGGGTAGCCTACTATCTGCAGTGGAAAACAAAATAGAGAAAAGCACCTGGTACAAAAAGTGGGTTGAGTTGAGTAGAATTGATTTGAGCTGAACCATGCAGTAGAAATGAGGCATACCATTTGAAACAGTTTATTTGTTTCTTACATCTTTAGCCTGTTCCTTATACTGCAAACATACATCTAATCACATTTCATCTCATCAATTTGCTGGAAATAAATTCAGTTAGCTCTACAGTAAATCCTTTCAAACCAACACTGACTAGCCACAACAATCCATAACTTTAGTTCCTTCAGCTGTAGTGCCATAACTTAAATGTAGTTTAGTAATTTGAGGACACAATTTTAGTAATTCTTTGAGCATAAAATGTACTTtgtataataaatacatttgaccAGATGACCTCtcagagagcgcagacctccccGAAGGTATACAGTCCAGCCTTTTTTCATATGCAAATCTGCAACCGTAACCACTATATGTGTCTGGATATATTTCCCAAACTATTAGAACCAGCAGTCAAGACCACTCGTAAAGCTATGTTGCAACCactatttaacttattttataaTGCACAATTTAAGGGTGACGCTGCGTAAGATAGATCGTAGAATTTATCACAAACTTGTTTAAACGTCGCCCATCAATGTGTCTGTGGCATTCCGGATCACAGCTGCATATCTAATGGAGACGGACAAAATACACAGAAGTCACGCCACTCTGCTGGTTACACGTAAAACAAATAATTTGAGTATCTGCCCCGTGATACGGATCCGCTCCataatgtaatgggttcttccttagTCCATGGTACTGTatacccttccaccaagtttttGATCAAAATTGGGCAAGTAGTTTTTTCATAATCTTGCTGACAGAAAatcaaaccaacaaacaaacaaaaatatacacattATTTCTGGGGAACAATCTCAGaagatttaataaaacaaacagaaataccTTTAATAACTGTTGGGTTTCAATagttattgtgtttgttttttttttcacaaaagtaTCTCACAACTTCATACTTACAGTAATCCTGATATTATTCATCTTTCCAAAGCCAATGACAATCCCAGAGGCAAAAGGTGAAGTAAACAAGTTCTGGTTACGGTTCCGGTGACAATAAATAAGGCAGAATGAGCAGGGCAGTTCTCAACACTTCATGCAGCACTTCATGTTGCATGCTTGCACTGCTTCAGACCAATTTCCAATAATGAGATTTGATCACTGTTTCTCTTCATACTGATCAACAGTAAGTGGAGAAAAAGAATGGAGAACGAATCTTTTGGGTTCAGGTCTGAGTTAACCCTCGACCCATTTGTTATTCCACCTGGAGGAAAGTATCCCATATTTTTTCTTGGTCTTGCGATTTAttgttttgccattttttgCAACCTGATCTTGTTGACTTTGATCATTCTGAAAAGGAACCTTCACAAACCCATGTATTTCATCCTGTTTAGTCTTCCCCTCAATGATCTGATAGGCATAACTGCAATGCTACCAAAGGTTATTTCAGACATtgttacagaaacaaataagGTATACTATCCTCTCTGTGTTTTGCAAGCATTTTTGCTCCACATGTATGGCGGTGGAGTTTTGTTTATACTTGCAGCAATGTCTTTTGATCGTTATGCTGCCATTTGCATGCCATTACGCTACAGCTCTGTTATGACCCCCAGATTTGTTATTTGCATTATCTCTCTAGTTTGGGGTCTTGACTTTGTCTTGATTGTATCATTGTTCTCTTTACAGACAAGGCTTCCCAGGTGCAATTCTCTGATTATGAATGTATTCTGTGATAACCCATCTCTACTGAAGCTCACATGTGAAAACACAACAGTCAATAATATCATAGGATTATTTAACACAGCTGTAATACAATCTGTAAGTGTGTCTATTCAGGCTTTTTCCTATGTGAAGATTCTGATCACATGTGTGTTTACAAGGAGGTCTGAAGCAAAGACGAAAGCTGTCAATACGTGTGTTGCCCAGTTGCTTATTTTAATCATATttgaaattgtgggaactttCACAATTTTATCTCATAGGTTCAAAAATGTGTCAGCTGACTTGCAAAAGATAATGGGCATGCTAATATTTATTGTACCTCCACTTCTGAATCCAATTGTATATGGGCTGTATACAAGTGAAATACGAAACACTCTTCTGAGTGTCTTAAAAAATAGAGTATCCATCTAAGTCTTTACACAAGGTGGTTAACAGCACTGCATTTTCAATCACTGCAATCACAACCAATCTGTTGTCTCAGGTAGTCTTTCTGATAGTGTAAACAAAATCAACTATGCATGAGACAATAGCAAGTGCACAAACttgaacaaaaatgtaaatcacttttaactgttttgtttgttgGGGAAACCGTACATTCTGaatatttttaaatggtttataaTGTAGGACAGGAAGTTTTACTCTGGATTTAAGTATTTATTGACTGGTAATTTTGTTAATATAGTTTTTCCTCAATACAACCGAAACAGTTTTGTAAAAGGTGGGAAACATATTTCGCTCAGTCAGTTATACTGAGTCAAGTTTCAAGTGTGTTGGGCTTTCACATTTGATAATGATAAGATGAAACTGGGTCAAACTGGGTGCATCTTACTGCAATTGTACAAATATATTACTTGGCTCTGTCATTTTTGTTACAAGTTtggaaatatgtatttatttatctcttttttgtgtgtttctattggtgtgtacagcactttgtgatgTTTAAGTACCATGGTGTATAACTAGTCTCATACTGCAAATAGTCTCTAAAATGTAATACTTAATTCatcatacattacatttttatttcaagacaAACTGTAAAACTGGATCAGACATTGGCTGTAGCATGTGGCTTTACTTGTTCTGATCCCCTTCACATTGATTGTATGTTCAAATATTTTATCATGCACTCCATTTATAATACTGTAGCTCCAAAACTTTACATCAATTAAAAGGCAATTccattttttagttttttgaggttttttatTCTGTAGCTTCCCTGTAGTGTATTCAAATCCAAACCTTCACATTTTCTGTTTGTAAGTATGTTTTAGTGTCAAAATGCTGTTTTCCAAAGCCCTTATAAAACCTTTTTCCCACG
Encoded proteins:
- the LOC114552131 gene encoding olfactory receptor 52B2-like, giving the protein MENESFGFRSELTLDPFVIPPGGKYPIFFLGLAIYCFAIFCNLILLTLIILKRNLHKPMYFILFSLPLNDLIGITAMLPKVISDIVTETNKVYYPLCVLQAFLLHMYGGGVLFILAAMSFDRYAAICMPLRYSSVMTPRFVICIISLVWGLDFVLIVSLFSLQTRLPRCNSLIMNVFCDNPSLLKLTCENTTVNNIIGLFNTAVIQSVSVSIQAFSYVKILITCVFTRRSEAKTKAVNTCVAQLLILIIFEIVGTFTILSHRFKNVSADLQKIMGMLIFIVPPLLNPIVYGLYTSEIRNTLLSVLKNRVSI